The Halichoerus grypus chromosome 9, mHalGry1.hap1.1, whole genome shotgun sequence genomic sequence CAAGGGGAGCCCCCTGGGCCTGAGGGCAGGTTGCGCCCCGCACTTACCCACCGTATCTGTTGACCTAAAAGTCTTATGCAGCGGTGACTGCAGGGTGACAATGCCTGGGACACAGAGCTTGAATGAGCTGTCCTcttcctccatttcctcttccttgcCTTTCTCCTCATCAGGCAAGCCTTCCttgagaggaaactgagggcaTGCCGTGTCGCTGATCAGGTGAGGAGGACAGGGACCCAAGCCTgcagtcccacccccacccccagataaaacaaaaagcaggaggGTACAGCTCCCCAAAGGTTAAGAGGCCCAGCCAAATGTGGGGAAGAGCCCCACCCAGGCTTCACACCCGCCTACTGCCCCAGCCTGGTCCCACAGACCTTGGCCATGGCTGATTTCTGAAGCTGCTTGTACAAGGTGAGGAGGCGGTTCCAAGGAGTTGCCCCCACCTTCAAAGAGGCCAGCCTGAGGTCTCCTGTGAAGGGGCAGTGTCACTGACAGGCTGATAGGAACAAGGGGCAGCCCAGGCCTAGCTAGGCCCAGCAGGGCGGGGGGCACTGGGTGGGCTGAAGTGAGGGCAAGGTCCCTCGTTTCCTTAGCAAACACCTCTTATGTACCAGGCACAGTACTAGGCGCTCTGCAACGAGCATCTCATTGACTCCTTGCAGCTGCACCTCTGAGATAGATACGGTTCCATTCTCATTCTATCCATAAGGAAACGGAGACGCGGAACGGTTGAGCAATTTGGCATAGTGCAGTGGAATGGATTCAAATCCAGCCAGCCTGCCCCCAGCATTCCCTCAAACCATTCTGTGTCCTTCCAGGCCCCACACCCCTGAGGAGTCTGAGGAAGAGGGCCTATTTCTGGCACTGCCCCAATGCCTGTGGCCACCACACTCACCGTCAAGCAgacactcctcctcctccctggtgAAGGTCTTGGGGCTGACCTCCAGCGGCCGCATGGCCCTGTGTGGGCATCCTTGTTCCACCTCCAAGGCTTGGGCAAAGTGGCCCCTGACCCCAAAGCATAGTCAGATGGGGGTGGCAGGTGGAGCCAGAGATGTGGCAAAGGCTCCCTAAACCCCCCAAGCCCCCCAAGGCCCACCCACAGGCCCTGCTcagccccctccaccctcctgccTCCAACAGTTCCCTGCTTGG encodes the following:
- the LOC118550495 gene encoding gametogenetin-binding protein 1-like isoform X3, whose product is MSSPMMASCRPTCPMVLEEQEPGRGHFAQALEVEQGCPHRAMRPLEVSPKTFTREEEECLLDGDLRLASLKVGATPWNRLLTLYKQLQKSAMAKFPLKEGLPDEEKGKEEEMEEEDSSFKLCVPGIVTLQSPLHKTFRSTDTVGFVESELKKLLAVQRESRLWKMGSLEGRELLTQPEITLEEAGIVDGQHLLLEEMDEMGNWPE